A window of the Ipomoea triloba cultivar NCNSP0323 chromosome 14, ASM357664v1 genome harbors these coding sequences:
- the LOC116003895 gene encoding beta-D-glucosyl crocetin beta-1,6-glucosyltransferase-like, whose protein sequence is MGEVARSPTVLMFPFLAHGHITPYVGLAKDLSDRGFLIHLCSTPIILSSVKKMIPEKYSDSIRLVELHLPELPDLPPHYHTTNGLPRHLQPTLRKALGMSKPNFRKIMEALSPDLLVLDFLQVWAEGVARDLHVPAVRFYNVCAATSSYITFATRDPLSEYPFPGIRLKGFADSSFRATIDHVMRSGRDPEEYLKNPEMVLISSSVEMEPKYIEYYATFLGCKVVPIGLLAQDPQQNEKHEENAEILDWLGQKEEGAVVYISFGSEYFLSKEDTEEIAHGLEKVVADSNVNFIWVLRFPHGEKVSAEETLPQGFLERIGERGRVVEGWAPQVEILGHSSLGGFLTHCGWNSVMESLNSRVPIIAMPMHSDQPVNARFLEEMGLAVEITRDAAGKLCREEIARVVKEAMGGESGEALKRRVKDMSDRLKLKKKEEIDAAAVELRKLCGVR, encoded by the coding sequence ATGGGTGAAGTTGCTAGAAGCCCCACCGTGTTGATGTTTCCATTTTTGGCTCACGGCCACATTACTCCGTACGTCGGACTGGCCAAGGATCTCTCCGACAGAGGATTCTTGATTCACCTATGTTCCACGCCCATCATCCTTTCTTCCGTCAAGAAAATGATACCGGAAAAGTACTCGGATTCCATCCGGCTAGTGGAGCTCCACCTGCCGGAGCTGCCGGACCTCCCGCCGCATTACCACACCACGAACGGCCTCCCGCGCCACCTGCAACCCACGCTCCGGAAGGCGTTGGGGATGTCAAAGCCCAATTTCCGCAAAATCATGGAAGCCCTGAGCCCGGATTTGCTGGTGCTGGACTTCCTCCAGGTTTGGGCGGAAGGGGTGGCGCGTGATCTTCACGTGCCCGCCGTCCGGTTCTACAACGTCTGCGCCGCCACGTCCTCTTACATCACCTTCGCCACCAGGGATCCTCTCTCCGAATACCCTTTCCCGGGAATCCGACTTAAAGGCTTTGCAGATTCCTCTTTCCGCGCTACAATCGATCATGTGATGCGAAGTGGGAGAGATCCGGAAGAGTATCTGAAAAATCCAGAAATGGTGTTGATAAGTAGCTCCGTGGAAATGGAGCccaaatacatagaatattacGCAACATTCCTTGGCTGCAAGGTCGTGCCGATCGGATTACTAGCCCAGGATCCTCAGCAGAACGAGAAACACGAAGAAAACGCAGAGATCTTGGATTGGCTTGGGCAGAAAGAAGAAGGTGCAGTGGTATACATTTCATTCGGGAGTGAATATTTCCTGTCAAAGGAAGACACAGAGGAGATAGCCCATGGATTGGAGAAAGTTGTGGCTGATAGCAATGTGAACTTCATATGGGTGCTTAGGTTTCCACATGGCGAGAAGGTGAGCGCTGAAGAAACACTCCCACAAGGGTTTTTGGAGAGGATAGGGGAGAGAGGGAGAGTAGTGGAAGGGTGGGCCCCGCAGGTTGAGATTCTGGGCCACTCCAGCCTGGGCGGGTTTCTGACTCACTGCGGGTGGAACTCTGTAATGGAGAGCTTGAACTCCAGGGTTCCCATCATCGCCATGCCAATGCACTCCGACCAGCCGGTCAACGCTAGGTTCTTGGAGGAGATGGGGTTGGCGGTGGAGATCACGAGAGATGCCGCCGGCAAGCTTTGCCGGGAGGAGATTGCCAGAGTTGTGAAGGAGGCTATGGGTGGGGAGAGTGGGGAGGCTTTGAAGAGGAGAGTTAAGGATATGAGCGATAGATTAAAGCTGAAAAAGAAGGAGGAGATTGATGCGGCTGCTGTGGAGTTGCGAAAACTTTGTGGTGTACGTTAG